From the Candidatus Delongbacteria bacterium genome, the window CGGGTCTGCTGCTCCCGGCTCTGCATGCGCCCCAACAGGATGAGGAGCAGAAAGCCGCCGATGGCCAGGGTCACCCGGGCGTGGCCCATGGACACCTCGCGCAGGAACTCCCCGCGCTCGGCCACCGGCGTGTGGGACGCCACCATCAGCAGGCCGGAGAGGTTCATCGTCTCCCAGTCCACGCGGCGTGTCACGGTGGTTGGCGCGGGCTTGCGCCCAGGGTCGGAGGAGTCCTCGAAAAGGTCTCCGTCGCTCGCCTGGACGAACTCGATGTTGCCGTGCAGGTGCTGGGGCAGCACCAGCGCCGCCAGCGCCAGACCCAGGTGCAGGAGGCCGATCACCACGGGCACCCAGAGCAGCTCCCGATGCTCCCACAGTTCGCGCCGCACCAGGATGGCCAGGCGCCGCCAGCCGCCCTGATACTCGGGGTTGGCGGTGGCGACGGGGACTGCGCTCATGCCGCGCCTCCCTCGCCCATCAGGCCGACGAACAGGTCCGCCACCCCGGGGGTGCGCAACTCGCCCAGGGGCGCCAGTCGCTCCCGTGACACACCGTCGTAGAGGAACACGTGGCGGCCCAGCAGCGACTCCTCCCGCAGCGGCGCAAGCTCCCGCGCCGCCGCGGCGCTGTCCGGCCCGCACACCAGCTGGGCGAAGCGTCCGGGCACCTCGTCCATGGGCAGGTTCAGCACGATGCGCCCCTGGCGGATGAACAGCAGGTCCGTGAGGATGTGCTCCACCTCCTCCACCTGGTGCGTGGAGATGAGGATGGTGCGCTCCTCGTCGAAGAAGTCCGTCACCAGACTGCTGTGGAAGGCCTTGCGGTAGAGGATGTCGAGCCCCAGCGTGGGCTCGTCCAGCACCAGCAGCCGCGCGTCGATGGCCATCACCAGCGCCAGGTGCAGCTGGGTCTTCATGCCCTTGGAGAGCCGCGCCACCTTGAAATCGGGCTTGAGCTCGGTCTTGGCCAGGAAGGCCTCGGCCTTCTCACGGCGGAAGCGCGGATGGACCTGCGAGCAGTACTCCAGCAGCTGGTGAACACGGATCCAGTCGGGCAGCGTGGCCACGTCCGCGATGTAGGAGACCTGCTCCAACATGGCGGCGCGTTCGCGGTGCGGGTCGAGGCCCAGCACGGTCAGCTCGCCGTCGAAGCGCAGCAGACCGAGGATGCTCTTCAGCAGGGTGGACTTGCCGGCGCCGTTGGGACCGATCAGGCCCACGATGCGACCGGCCGGGATGCTCAGGTTCAGGTCCGTCAGGGCCTGGACGCGCCCGTAGCGCTTGCCCAGGCCGGCGGCGTGGATCAGCTCAGGCATGTCGTGCGCCCTCCCCTTGGCCGACAGCCGGCGCGGCAGGCGCCGCGGCGGCCAGCAGCTCGCCCGTGCTCAATCCCAGGGCCTGGATCCGTTGCCGGATGCGCGGCCACTCCACCTCCAGGAACTGCTTGCGCTCCTGCGCCAGCAGCCGCTCGCGGGCTCCCGCCTGGATGAACATGCCCAGTCCCCTCCGTTTTTCCAGCACGCCCTCGTCCGCGAGGAGCTGGTAGGCCTTCATGACCGTGATCGGGTTGACGGCGTATTCGGCCGCCACCTGGCGGACCGAGGGCAGCTGCTCCTCGGTTTTGAGCGCGTCCCCCAGCACCATCCGCACGATCAGGTCGCGGATCTGCAGGAAGATGGGGTCCCGCTCGTTCCAGTGTTGTTGCATGGCCTCACCATTGATTTGGTGTTGTATCAGACTACACCACTAAACCACGCAAACACCCAGGAGAGAGTCAAGCCCCTGGAGCAAGTTTTTTCCACTGCATGAAGTTTCAATCCGGGGCCGCTCTCCGCCGGGCCTGTCGTTCTGGCTGGACGGGGAAACAGCAGGCGGGGCGGTTATCCACGGATTGACGACATGCGGTGCCAGGCCGGTGCCAGGCCGGTGCCAGGTCGGTGCCAGGCCGGTGCCAGGTGGGTGCCAGGTCGGTGCCAGGTCGGTGCCAAGTGGGTGCCAGGTGGGTGCCAGGTGGGTGCCAGGTGGGTGCCAGGTGGGTGCCTGGTGGGTGCCAGGTCGGTGCCAGGTCGGTGCCAGGTCGGTGCCTGGCGCGCTTCGTCAGAATCGGGCCACCAGCTCCAGCTCGGGGCTGTCGAACATGTCGCCGGGGGAGATCACGGTTTCCTCCAGGGGCAGGGAGGCGCCGTAGCGCTCGCGCAGTTTGGCCTGCACGGGCGGGGAGGTGAGGTCGAAGTCGCGCAGCTTCTGCAGTCGGCCGATGCGCACGCCGGCGCCGCGCTCGTAGATCTTCCAGACCAGTTCCAAGCAATAGATGCGCTCGTCGGACCAGGCGAAAGCCAGATCGTAGGGCCGGCCCTCCAGCGCGCGCGCCACTTCCCACATGCGCTCCCGCGCCTCGGGCGTCAAGCGCCGGTCGGCGTGGCGCAGGCGTTTGACCACGAAGTGTCCGTCCCGGCCGCGGGCGGCGAACTCCTCGAGGGGCGTGGCCTGGACGGACTCCGCCGCCTCCAGGACGAAGGGCTGGCCGTCCCGGTGGAAGATCAGCCCCTCGTGGCTGTAGCGCGAGCCCGTGGCCGCCTGGATGGCGCGACTCTGGCCGGAGAGGGAGATCTGGAAGATGAGGTCGCCGTCCTGGAGCGGACGATTGGCGGTCCGTCCGCACGAGATCGCTCCGCAGAGGGCGAGCAGCAGCAGGAGTCGCCAGGTTCGCCGCGTCATGGAATTCCCCCGCGTGTCCTGATCCGACCTCAATAGACGTAGGGAATCAGCTTGCTCACCTGGCGCTGGTAGTGGGCGTACTCCGGGTACTTGGCGAGCAGCCAGGTCTCTTCGCGCCGGGATTTCAGGTCCAGGAAGAGGAAGAGCAGCAGCGTGTAGCCCAGGGTCAGCCAGCCCTGCACGCAGCAGGTCCAGCCCAGCGCGAGGATCAGCCCGCCGCTGTAGATGGGATGGCGCACCAACGCATAGGCGCCGGTGCGGACGAAACGCGCCGCGGGCCGGGGATAGGGCAGGGGCGTCAGGGCTGGTCCCAGCCGCAGCGCCGCCGCGAAGAGCAACAGTCCGCCGGCGGCCATCAACACGCAGCCCAGCGGCAGGAAGAGGCGCGCTTGGACCCAGTGCGGCCAACCAGGCAGGGTACGTGGGCCCAGGAAGACCAGGGCCATCAGCACGACCTGTCCCAGCACCCAGGCCTCGCCGCGACTGCCGCGCCACCACGGCTCCCGCGGGGCGGACGACCGGCGCGCGGAACGCGGGCGGCTCACGCCGGCACCGTGGCGCGGGGCGGCAACAGGTCCACCAGCAGTTCGGCCGCGATGCGGACAGCGGGCGCGCAACGGGTGGCGAACAGATCCTGGGCGCGGGCCTGCTCCAGCCCCGCGGGAGTGCGCACGTCGCAGCCCAGGATGTCCGGACAATCCAGCGCGCCCACGCGCTCCCGGAAGCGCCGCGTGAACTCGCCCGTCACCTCGGCCAGCCGGTTGCGGCCTTCCTTGGTGACACAATCCGGGCCGGCCAGGGCCAGCCCCAGCACCAGGAAGGCGCCGCTGGCCGCACCGCAGATTCCGCCCTGGCGCATGCCGCCGGCGAAGCCCGCCGCGAGCCGTTGGGCCGTCTCCAGCTCCAGGCCGTACTCTGGCGCGAAGGCCTCCAGCACGGCCTGGGAGCAGGCGTGGCCTGCCTGATGCGCCTGCAGGGCGCGCTCGATGGGATTCATGGGGTCCTCCGGTTGCACGCAGGGTAACGCTTGGGCGCCGGACCGATTCAGACGGGTGGCCGCAGGCGCGCGGCCAGACCTGAACAGCGCACCGCCCGCCGCCCCGCCGCCAGCCGCAGGGCATCCTCGGAGGCCACGATCACCAGCCGCCGCCGGGCGCGGGTGGCGCCCGTGTAGAGGAGTTCGCGGCAAAGCAGGGAGGACGGGGCCTCCGGCAGGATGAGCAGCACGTGGTCCCACTCGGAGCCCTGGCTCTGGTGCACGGTGAGGGCCCAGGCGGGGGCCCAGCCCGGCAGTTGGGCCAGACGCAGCTCGCGCGGCCCGGCGCCGCCGGACAGCAGGCAGCGGGCGCCCTCGCCGGCACGCCCTTCCAGCAGACCGCCGTCGCCGTTGAACACGCCCAGCCGCGCGTCGTTGGCCGTCACCAGGAGCGGGGCGCGCACCGCGGGAACGGGGCCGCCGCGCCAGCGCCGCTCGCACCAGAAGTTGAGGCCCTCCACGCCCAGCCGGCCCCGGCGCTGGCCGCAGAGCACGCGGAAGCGTCCCAACGCCGCCAGCGCCGCTGCGGCGGACTCCGCGGCGACCAGCGGCTCATAGCCGGACTCCAGCTCTTCCTCGAGCCGGCGGTTCCAATCCGGTCCACCCGGCGGAAGCCACAGCAGATCCGGCCGACCCGCGCGCAGCAGCTCCGGCAGCTCGTGCGCGCGACCCTCGCGCAGCAGGGCCGTCAACCCGCCGATGCCGCTGTCCGGGGCGAAGCGCCGGCTGCCGCGCAGGCGCACCACCACAGGCAACGGGTCGACGGATGTCGGCTCCTCCAGCCCGGCGCAGAGTTCCTCCAGCACGGCCCCGGCCTCCACGGAGGCCAGCTGGTCGGGATCCCCCACCAGCAGCAGGCGGGCCTCGTCCGGCAGGGCGGCCAGCACGCGGGCCATCAGGGGCAGATCGGCCATGGAGGCCTCGTCCACGACCAGCCAGTCCAGCTGGCGCAGCCGGCCCCGGGGATCCGCCTCCTGCAGCAGGCGGTGCAGAGTGGAGGCCGGCGGCAACTCGCGCAGCCGGCGGGCCGTCGCGTCGGGAAGGCGCTCCAGCTGACCGGCCAGCGCTTCCTGCAGGCGCGCGGCGGCCTTGCCCGTGGGTGCGGCCAGGCGCAGGCGCAGGTCGGGCCGACGCTCCAGGGCCAGACCCAGCAGCAGGGCCACGGTGGTGGTCTTGCCGCTGCCAGGTCCGCCGGTGAGCAGCAGGAGGCGGCGCTGGAAGGCCGCCCGCAGCGCCGTGCGCTGCTCCGGATCCTCCGTGAGCGCGTCGATTCCGTCCGGGTCGGCGGGCGCCTCATCCAGGGACAGGCGGGCCAACACCTGCCTGGCGACCTGGCACTCGGCACTCCAGAGGCGCTCCAGGTACAGGTGGTCGTTCTCCAGCACCAGCGGCCGATCCTCCTCGCCGGCGGCGGCCACCACGGGACTGGAGACCAGCCACGCTTGCCAGTCGTCCAGTGAAGGGATCCGCTCTCCCCAGGGTGCGTCGGCCGCGGTGGGCAGCTGCTGGCCGGCCACGTGAGCCAGGGGCAGGCAGCTGTGCTGATGCCGGCGCCAGGCGCTGCAGAGCGCGGCGGCCAGCCCGATGGCGGGGGCAGCCGCCGGGCGGCCGTCCAGGCGGGCCAGCAGGCGGCCGAGCTCCAGGTCCAGGGTTCCCAGCCCTTCCTCCCGCACCAGTTCAAGCATGGGATCCCCCATGGACGACCTCGGGTCTGCGTGTGTCACGGCGTCAGTCACGGCTCGCTCCCAGTCGGCCGTCCAGCTCGAGGATCAGCTCCAGCGGCGGACGGTCCTCGAAGCAGCCCTGCCCCGGGTGCTCGGCCTGCACGCCGCGCAGGAAGAGATAGCGCAGACCGCCCAGGTGTTCGCCGGGCTGGTAGCCGGGGAGCGTGCGCGCCAGGTGGCGGTGCAGGGCCACCAGATAGAACAGGCCCTGGATGAAGTAGCCGGAGCGCGCCATCTCGTCGGCCAGGGCGCGGCGTGGATAGGCCGCGGCCGTGGCGCCCAGCCGGTTGGACTTCCAGTCCAGCACCCACCAGCGGCCGTCCTGGCAGTGGATCTGATCGATGTAGCCCTTGAGGAAGCCCGCCGGCAGGTCGCCGGGCAGCGGCGGCGGACTGGCAGGCCAGGGCGGCGCCAGCCCCAGCCGAGTCGCGGAGAAGAGGCCGTGGCGCTCCAGCAGCGCGCGGAACTCCGCCGCCGGCAGCGGGGCGGCGCAGAGGTGGAACTCCAGCTCGGACACGCGCTGCCCGTCCCCCAACGCGGAGAGCCGGAAGCCCCGGGCCGTTAGCGGTGTGTCCAGGATCTCCTCCAGCCAGCGGGCGGTGCCCGGGGCGAGGGCCTCGTCCAGGCCGTGGGCACGCAGCTGTCGCCGGCAGTGGTTCTCCAGCTGGGCGGATCCGCGGCCGGGGTTGAAGTCCACCAGCTCCAGCAGCTTGTGCAGGCAGGTGCCGGCGGTGGCTCCGCGGGGAAAGCGCCCGCGCCAGTCCTCGGGCTCGCCGGGCGCCGGCTCCGCCGCCGGGGCCGCGCCCGCGAACCACTCGTCCAGCCGCTCGTCGGCGTGGGCGTCGGTGAGCAGGCTGGAGAAGGAACTGAGCCGCGCGCCCGCCAGAATGCGACCCGTGAAGGGCCGGATCCGCGGGGGTTCCGCGGCGGTGGACCGCGTATCACCCGTCGCCGGGGCAGGTGGAAGTTCCAGTGCCTCCACGCCCAGCACTCCGGGCCGGGCGAGTTCCTCCCAGGCCCACCGCTGGGGTCCGGGACCCTCAGCCCACAGCGGTCTCCAGGACTCCCCGGCGCCGGGCGCGTCCTCCGGGAGCCGGCGCGCGAGCAGCAGCCAATCCAGCGCGCTGGGCCGCCGCCGGCTCGCCGGACTGGGCGCCACGCTGTAGAGCAGGGTGTGGTGGCGGGCGCGGGTGAGGCCCACGTAGGCCAGCCGCAGGCTCTCCGCCAGCTCCTCCTCCTGCCGGGCGGCGCGCCGGGCGTCCGACAGGGGCCGGGCCTTGGACCAGGCCACCAGCTCCGGCCGCTCCTCCCCGTCGTGCAGGAGGGTCGCGCCGAACTCGTCCCGCCGCCCGCTC encodes:
- a CDS encoding C-GCAxxG-C-C family protein, yielding MNPIERALQAHQAGHACSQAVLEAFAPEYGLELETAQRLAAGFAGGMRQGGICGAASGAFLVLGLALAGPDCVTKEGRNRLAEVTGEFTRRFRERVGALDCPDILGCDVRTPAGLEQARAQDLFATRCAPAVRIAAELLVDLLPPRATVPA
- a CDS encoding ABC transporter ATP-binding protein; translation: MPELIHAAGLGKRYGRVQALTDLNLSIPAGRIVGLIGPNGAGKSTLLKSILGLLRFDGELTVLGLDPHRERAAMLEQVSYIADVATLPDWIRVHQLLEYCSQVHPRFRREKAEAFLAKTELKPDFKVARLSKGMKTQLHLALVMAIDARLLVLDEPTLGLDILYRKAFHSSLVTDFFDEERTILISTHQVEEVEHILTDLLFIRQGRIVLNLPMDEVPGRFAQLVCGPDSAAAARELAPLREESLLGRHVFLYDGVSRERLAPLGELRTPGVADLFVGLMGEGGAA
- a CDS encoding GntR family transcriptional regulator translates to MQQHWNERDPIFLQIRDLIVRMVLGDALKTEEQLPSVRQVAAEYAVNPITVMKAYQLLADEGVLEKRRGLGMFIQAGARERLLAQERKQFLEVEWPRIRQRIQALGLSTGELLAAAAPAAPAVGQGEGARHA
- a CDS encoding methyltransferase, with translation MSRPRSARRSSAPREPWWRGSRGEAWVLGQVVLMALVFLGPRTLPGWPHWVQARLFLPLGCVLMAAGGLLLFAAALRLGPALTPLPYPRPAARFVRTGAYALVRHPIYSGGLILALGWTCCVQGWLTLGYTLLLFLFLDLKSRREETWLLAKYPEYAHYQRQVSKLIPYVY
- a CDS encoding YiiX family permuted papain-like enzyme, coding for MTRRTWRLLLLLALCGAISCGRTANRPLQDGDLIFQISLSGQSRAIQAATGSRYSHEGLIFHRDGQPFVLEAAESVQATPLEEFAARGRDGHFVVKRLRHADRRLTPEARERMWEVARALEGRPYDLAFAWSDERIYCLELVWKIYERGAGVRIGRLQKLRDFDLTSPPVQAKLRERYGASLPLEETVISPGDMFDSPELELVARF
- the recD gene encoding exodeoxyribonuclease V subunit alpha; this translates as MLELVREEGLGTLDLELGRLLARLDGRPAAAPAIGLAAALCSAWRRHQHSCLPLAHVAGQQLPTAADAPWGERIPSLDDWQAWLVSSPVVAAAGEEDRPLVLENDHLYLERLWSAECQVARQVLARLSLDEAPADPDGIDALTEDPEQRTALRAAFQRRLLLLTGGPGSGKTTTVALLLGLALERRPDLRLRLAAPTGKAAARLQEALAGQLERLPDATARRLRELPPASTLHRLLQEADPRGRLRQLDWLVVDEASMADLPLMARVLAALPDEARLLLVGDPDQLASVEAGAVLEELCAGLEEPTSVDPLPVVVRLRGSRRFAPDSGIGGLTALLREGRAHELPELLRAGRPDLLWLPPGGPDWNRRLEEELESGYEPLVAAESAAAALAALGRFRVLCGQRRGRLGVEGLNFWCERRWRGGPVPAVRAPLLVTANDARLGVFNGDGGLLEGRAGEGARCLLSGGAGPRELRLAQLPGWAPAWALTVHQSQGSEWDHVLLILPEAPSSLLCRELLYTGATRARRRLVIVASEDALRLAAGRRAVRCSGLAARLRPPV